The nucleotide window AAGAACCATTGCCTGATAAACATGCATTCTGGAATCGGGAAAATATCATTATTACCCCCCATATTGCCAGCTTTACCAAACCACATGAGGTGGCCGGTCAAATAGTCGACAATTACAAGCGTGCCCTTTCGGGGATGGAATTAAACCACAAAATAAATCAGGAACTCGGCTACTAACCACCCCTTATATGATGAGTAACAGGCAAAAAACTTACTTATTGCTTTTTTAGTCAACTTTAACTGACGTAATCCAACCAAACGGATCTTCTGCCTGACCACGCTGAATAGCAGTAATTCTATTATATAACTTTTGCCCCACGGGACCTCGTCCATCGATATCAAAAGTAACAGACTGGCCATCATGGTGAACCTCTTCAACTGGCGCAATAACTGCAGCTGTTCCGGCGCCAAATACTTCATCTAACATATCATTTTCACCGGCTTCCATCACTTCATCAATACTGATTCGACGCTCTTCAACCGGCATTCCCCAATGTTTGGCCAGCTGAACGACAGAATCTCGTGTAACCCCCGGCAAGATTGTACCGCGTAAATCAGGTGTTACTAACACGCCGTCAATTACAAAAAAGATATTCATTGTACCAACCTCCTCAACATAGGTATGCTCCTCAGCATCCAACCAAAGAACCTGATCGAATCCCTGCTTTTTAGCTTTCTGCGCAGGATATAAACTGGCTGCATAATTACCTGCTGTCTTGGCATCCCCAACCCCACCTCTTACAGCTCGCACATATTGCTGAGAAGTAGTCAGCTTTACCGGACGATCATAATACGATCCTACTGGTGAAGTAATAATATAAAAGCGATAAGTTTCGGCAACCCGCGCTGAAATTATCGGATCAAAAGCACAGGCAAAAGGGCGTATGTATAATGAATTGCCATCTTTCTGGGGCACCCACTGATGATCAAGCTGAATAAGCTCTTTAATTCCCTCTATAAAAATATCCCGGTCCATCTTGGGGATACACATCCGCTCACAGGACCGCATCATACGCTCGTAATTTTTTTCGGGCCGAAAAAGGTTTATAGTTTCCCCATCCACATAATATGCTTTGGTGCCCTCAAAAACTGATTGTGCATAATGAAGAGCATTAAGTGATGGGGTAATTTCAATGGGCCCGTACGGCTTAATTTCAGGCTGTTGCCACTGCCCATCTTTATATTCCATCTCCAGCATATGGTCGGCAAACTCACGCCCAAAACCCGGTGTATCAAGGTCTACATTGTCAATTCGACTCGACGACGTTTTAGTAATATTAAAGATAGTATCAGTAGTCATAATAATTTCATTGATTCAAACTGTGCTAAAAATACAATTTTTGTAGATGAATCTCTTCACAAAATAAAAGTCATCAGGAGTATTACGATTTTTCGCTTTGCCATTGTTTCCAGACTCTCGATTTAATTATTTAAACTCAATTTTAAAAATATTGACAAACTGAGTTGCTTTCCGCTATTTAGAGTTGTCTGATTACTATTTAATAATCTCTACCTTTGATGAATATATTTACTAAATACGCATCCCTGATTTTAAT belongs to Fodinibius sp. Rm-B-1B1-1 and includes:
- a CDS encoding branched-chain amino acid aminotransferase, with amino-acid sequence MTTDTIFNITKTSSSRIDNVDLDTPGFGREFADHMLEMEYKDGQWQQPEIKPYGPIEITPSLNALHYAQSVFEGTKAYYVDGETINLFRPEKNYERMMRSCERMCIPKMDRDIFIEGIKELIQLDHQWVPQKDGNSLYIRPFACAFDPIISARVAETYRFYIITSPVGSYYDRPVKLTTSQQYVRAVRGGVGDAKTAGNYAASLYPAQKAKKQGFDQVLWLDAEEHTYVEEVGTMNIFFVIDGVLVTPDLRGTILPGVTRDSVVQLAKHWGMPVEERRISIDEVMEAGENDMLDEVFGAGTAAVIAPVEEVHHDGQSVTFDIDGRGPVGQKLYNRITAIQRGQAEDPFGWITSVKVD